TCGAGTTGAAGAGCCATTGTGTCAACAagatgaggagaagaagaagctgaagccAACAGTTCCAAGCGCAAACGAGGAAGAAGCTACATTGGACCAACCAGTTCCAATGTCTCTGGAGAAGCCTTACACTGAAGCTGATGATCCAACGGTAAAACATAATCAATCCCATCTTGATAAAAAGATCGAATTATAAAAGACTTACATAATGTTGAATTTGACAGGAGGAAGTTGAGATGGAGGATGTACCGGTGGAAGAACCAATCTTGGACATAGATGTCTCAGATGCCAAGAACTCACTTGCAGCTGTTGAGTATGTCCAGGATCTATACGCATTTCACCGAGAAATGGAGGTGAGAACTGGTTTTACTTGTTACGTGTCTTTGAAGCAACAAGAGTGTTGAGTTTGCCCTAAAAAAGAAGTTCTTGATTTTAATGTGCAGAGGTTTAGCTGTGTTCCAGTAGATTATATGATGCAACAAATCGACTTAAACGAGAAGATGAGAGCTATACTAATCGACTGGTTGATCGAGGTGCATGACAAGTTTGATCTGATGAACGAGACACTGTTTCTGACAGTGAATCTGATAGATAGATTCTTGTCCAAGAAAGCTGTGTTGAGAAAGAAGCTTCAGCTTGTAGGGTTAGTGGCTTTGTTCTTAGCTTGCAAGTATGAAGAGGTTTCCGTTCCTCTTGTTGAAGATTTAGTACTCATTTCAGACAAAGCTTATACCAGGACTGATGTTCTACACATGGTAAATATTTTGCTGTTCAATCTTGCTTGTCTCATTTAATACTTTTAAGACATTTTCTCTGATTAAATTGGTTCTGCAGGAGAAAACAATGTTGAGCACTTTGCAATTCAATGTCTCGTTGCCTACACAATACCCTTTCTTGAGAAGATTCCTTAAGGCAGCTCAAGCAGAGAAGAAGGTAAGTTACAAACATGGTcatgaatcatttttttttttaacttgaattGTGAATTTTAGAATAAGGACTAAGAGTGAAACTGTATCAAAACCAGTGTGAGGTTTTGGCGTCATTCTTGATGGAGCTTGCCCTTGTGGAGTATGAGATGCTTCGGTTTCCGCCTTCATTACTAGCTGCCACAGCGGTGTACACTGCTCAATGTACACTCGATGGATTCAGGAAATGGAACACTACATGTGAATTCCACTCTCACTACTCTGAAGATCAGCTCATGTAAGAAACTGATTCTTCTACCAAGACTGATCCTTTTATTAGTCCATGTACATAATGTCATATGGTGTGGGTTTTGCAGGGAATGTTGTAGGAAGATGGTGAGTCTTCATAAGAGGGCGGCGACAGGGAAAATGACAGGAGTATATAGGAAGTACAGCACATTCAAGTTTGGGTACATAGCCAAGTCTGAAGCTGCACACTTTCTTGTTTCTTAGTCTCATCATCATCCTTAAGGCTGCTGCAAAGACAGCAATTTTTTGTACAGCTCTATTGACATAATAGCTCCTCCTCTGTTTCCTCTGAAACACAAATAACACACCCCAAACAGAAAAGCCAAGTTCAATTTGTCTGAAGTTTGATTATCGTCGTTGTTCACGTTAATTGTAACTTTCTGTTTACAACATTTTTTAACAATAAATTCGATAATGATCCTCAATTAATTACTAACAAATACCACATAATTTAAGATTACTTCTATAATGTAAACTTTTTTAG
The window above is part of the Brassica napus cultivar Da-Ae chromosome C3, Da-Ae, whole genome shotgun sequence genome. Proteins encoded here:
- the LOC125583746 gene encoding cyclin-B2-1-like isoform X2; translation: MVNSCENNNIVVEPTKTTILQDETRSRKVGQEMKRRVLGVINQNLVGARGYPCVVNKRGNLSKQEEGCQKKKPDPLRSSITRSRVEEPLCQQDEEKKKLKPTVPSANEEEATLDQPVPMSLEKPYTEADDPTEEVEMEDVPVEEPILDIDVSDAKNSLAAVEYVQDLYAFHREMERFSCVPVDYMMQQIDLNEKMRAILIDWLIEVHDKFDLMNETLFLTVNLIDRFLSKKAVLRKKLQLVGLVALFLACKYEEVSVPLVEDLVLISDKAYTRTDVLHMEKTMLSTLQFNVSLPTQYPFLRRFLKAAQAEKKCEVLASFLMELALVEYEMLRFPPSLLAATAVYTAQCTLDGFRKWNTTCEFHSHYSEDQLMECCRKMVSLHKRAATGKMTGVYRKYSTFKFGYIAKSEAAHFLVS
- the LOC125583746 gene encoding cyclin-B2-1-like isoform X1, whose amino-acid sequence is MVNSCENNNIVVEPTKTTILQDETRSRKVGQEMKRRVLGVINQNLVGARGYPCVVNKRGNLSKQEEGCQKKKPDPLRSSITSRSRVEEPLCQQDEEKKKLKPTVPSANEEEATLDQPVPMSLEKPYTEADDPTEEVEMEDVPVEEPILDIDVSDAKNSLAAVEYVQDLYAFHREMERFSCVPVDYMMQQIDLNEKMRAILIDWLIEVHDKFDLMNETLFLTVNLIDRFLSKKAVLRKKLQLVGLVALFLACKYEEVSVPLVEDLVLISDKAYTRTDVLHMEKTMLSTLQFNVSLPTQYPFLRRFLKAAQAEKKCEVLASFLMELALVEYEMLRFPPSLLAATAVYTAQCTLDGFRKWNTTCEFHSHYSEDQLMECCRKMVSLHKRAATGKMTGVYRKYSTFKFGYIAKSEAAHFLVS